Part of the Nostoc sp. ATCC 53789 genome, ATTTATTTATTAAGAGTCATTTGTCCTTTGTCCTTTGTCCTTTGTCATTTGTCATTTGTCATTTGCCTTTTTAACCAATACAACTCTTGGAGAGGTTGCGCCCTAAGCGTAGCTATGCCGCAGGCTTTCCGACTACGCGGTAGTTAAGCGCAGTCGAAACTCAGTACAAGTGACCGATGACTAATGACTAATTTATTCTTCCACGCGATAGCCTAACTCTGCCAGACTAATCCGCGACTGTCGCCATTTTGGTTGGACTTTGACAAACAATTCCAGGTAAACTTTACCAGCGATTAACTTTTGGATTTGTTCGCGGGCTTCACTACCAATTGCTTTAAGCATCGCTCCACCTTTGCCAATGAGTATGCCTTTTTGAGAATCACGCTCAACGTTGATGGTAGCAAGTACACGAGTGATGCTGGGAGTTTCTTCTACTAAGTCAATAGCGATCGCTACTGAATGGGGTACTTCTTCACGAGTCAATAGTAAAATTTGTTCTCGGATTAATTCACCCATAATAAAGCGTTCTGGCTGGTCAGTTACCAAATCTGGCGGGTAGTATAACGGCCCAATTTCTAAATGTTCAATTAATAACTCTTGAAGTTGCGGTAATCCTGCACTCGTCTTGGCAGAAAATTTCACGATTTCCCATTCATGTGACTGGGCCATCTGAGCGTAACTATCATCTAAATACTGAGAATCGTCCGGTTGTTGGTCACTTTTGTTCACGCCCAGAATCACCGGCGTTTTGCTACGACTGAGTAATTCGGCAATGTAGCGATCGCCCGATCCACAAGCGACTGCTCCATCTACCACAAATAGGACTACATCTACCGATTCAATGGCAATTTTGGCATTTTGCACCAATACTTCGCCTAATTGATGATGGGGCTTATGAATTCCTGGCGTATCTACAAAAATTAACTGCGCCTCTGGCGTAGTTAATATACCGCGCAAACGGTTACGTGTAGTTTGTGCTATCGGTGAGGTAATGGCAATTTTTTGTCCTACTAATTGATTCATTAAAGTAGATTTACCGACATTTGGACGACCAACAATGCCGATAAAACCTGATTTAAA contains:
- the era gene encoding GTPase Era encodes the protein MRVEPKVTSIDNYNFSFSGEVTIPQAPPDFKSGFIGIVGRPNVGKSTLMNQLVGQKIAITSPIAQTTRNRLRGILTTPEAQLIFVDTPGIHKPHHQLGEVLVQNAKIAIESVDVVLFVVDGAVACGSGDRYIAELLSRSKTPVILGVNKSDQQPDDSQYLDDSYAQMAQSHEWEIVKFSAKTSAGLPQLQELLIEHLEIGPLYYPPDLVTDQPERFIMGELIREQILLLTREEVPHSVAIAIDLVEETPSITRVLATINVERDSQKGILIGKGGAMLKAIGSEAREQIQKLIAGKVYLELFVKVQPKWRQSRISLAELGYRVEE